From the genome of Halorussus caseinilyticus, one region includes:
- the pdhA gene encoding pyruvate dehydrogenase (acetyl-transferring) E1 component subunit alpha has protein sequence MAIQEPEVTRVVAPDGTVDERTDPDLSESVVTDLYRQQVLARTFDEKAVKLHRQGRIGTYAPLQGQEAAQVGAASALADSDYCFPTYRDHAMYLARGLELEDVLVYLLGEGNYVDREDPDGLRTFPPTIPIATQLPHAVGTSMAADYRGDDCATLVSFGDGATSEGDFHEGMNFAGVFESPTVFFCQNNHWAISVPQERQTASATIAQKAQAYGFEGVRVDGNDVLAVYGAVENALEAAKNGDGPRLIEAVTYRKGAHTTTDDPSKYRGDEEVEEWRKKDPIERTREYLEDAHGWTDDDELRVQSWADDRVVEAIANAEERTGLDVDDIFEHVYAQTPDSLRRQRQRVVDEPEVER, from the coding sequence ATGGCAATACAGGAACCCGAAGTCACTCGCGTCGTCGCCCCGGACGGAACCGTTGACGAACGAACCGACCCGGACCTCTCGGAGTCGGTGGTGACTGACCTGTATCGACAGCAGGTACTCGCCCGGACGTTCGACGAGAAGGCCGTCAAACTCCACCGACAGGGACGCATCGGAACCTACGCGCCGCTTCAAGGCCAAGAGGCCGCCCAAGTCGGCGCGGCGTCGGCGCTCGCGGACTCGGACTACTGCTTCCCGACGTATCGGGACCACGCGATGTATCTCGCGCGGGGTCTCGAACTCGAAGACGTGTTGGTCTATCTGCTCGGCGAGGGCAACTACGTCGACCGCGAGGACCCCGACGGACTCCGGACGTTCCCGCCGACCATCCCCATCGCCACCCAACTGCCCCACGCCGTCGGGACGAGTATGGCGGCGGACTACCGCGGCGACGACTGCGCGACCCTCGTCAGTTTCGGCGACGGCGCGACCAGCGAAGGCGACTTCCACGAGGGCATGAACTTCGCTGGCGTCTTCGAGTCGCCCACCGTCTTCTTCTGTCAGAACAACCACTGGGCGATTTCCGTCCCGCAGGAGCGCCAGACCGCCAGCGCCACCATCGCTCAGAAGGCCCAAGCGTACGGGTTCGAGGGCGTCCGCGTGGACGGCAACGACGTACTGGCGGTCTACGGCGCGGTCGAAAACGCCCTCGAAGCCGCGAAGAACGGCGACGGGCCGCGCCTCATCGAAGCCGTCACCTACCGGAAGGGCGCACACACGACCACCGACGACCCCTCGAAGTACCGCGGCGACGAAGAGGTCGAGGAGTGGCGCAAGAAGGACCCGATAGAGCGCACCCGCGAGTATCTGGAGGACGCTCACGGCTGGACCGACGACGACGAGCTACGAGTTCAGTCGTGGGCCGACGACCGAGTGGTCGAGGCCATCGCCAACGCCGAGGAGCGGACCGGTCTCGACGTTGACGACATCTTCGAACACGTCTACGCCCAGACGCCCGACTCCCTCCGGCGACAGCGCCAGCGAGTGGTGGACGAACCGGAAGTCGAGCGATAA
- a CDS encoding cytochrome c oxidase subunit 3 has product MTVADDSTEEHGHHLPAVEDWPRGFGEASWWPFITALGGAGIYVGAALFLLGKGQQPIIDPIFGPVTFVASVGLFLAGLYGWVYHAFVKAFWSSDGHGGGALRWGMILFLGSEIATFSAGFVYYFFIRVGTWSTEGFPHLLGSLVLINTTLLVLSSFTLHWGHVELRKGNRQNFLIGLAATLLLGVVFIGGQVLEYYEFIQHEGFDLTSGIFASAFYGLTGLHGLHVSMGAVLIAIVFIRALYGQYTADRHVSVTTVSMYWHFVDAVWIFLVVVLYAGAEITL; this is encoded by the coding sequence ATGACAGTAGCGGACGATTCAACAGAAGAGCACGGCCATCACCTTCCGGCCGTCGAGGACTGGCCTCGCGGGTTCGGCGAGGCGAGCTGGTGGCCCTTCATCACCGCACTCGGTGGTGCGGGCATCTACGTCGGGGCCGCCTTGTTCCTGCTCGGGAAGGGACAGCAACCGATAATCGACCCCATCTTCGGCCCGGTGACGTTCGTCGCGTCCGTCGGTCTGTTCCTCGCGGGCCTGTACGGGTGGGTCTACCACGCCTTCGTGAAGGCGTTCTGGTCCAGCGACGGTCACGGCGGCGGCGCGCTCAGATGGGGGATGATACTGTTCCTCGGGTCGGAAATCGCAACGTTCAGCGCCGGGTTCGTCTACTACTTCTTCATCCGCGTCGGCACGTGGTCTACGGAAGGATTCCCCCACTTGCTCGGGTCGCTGGTTCTCATCAACACCACCCTGCTGGTGTTGTCGAGTTTCACGCTCCACTGGGGCCACGTCGAACTCCGGAAGGGCAACCGCCAGAACTTCCTCATCGGACTCGCGGCCACGCTCCTGCTCGGCGTCGTCTTCATCGGCGGGCAGGTGCTGGAGTACTACGAGTTCATCCAGCACGAAGGCTTCGACCTCACGTCGGGCATCTTCGCTAGCGCGTTCTACGGTCTGACCGGCCTGCACGGACTCCACGTCTCGATGGGTGCGGTCCTCATCGCTATCGTGTTCATCCGCGCGCTCTACGGGCAGTACACCGCAGACCGCCACGTCTCGGTCACGACGGTTTCGATGTACTGGCACTTCGTGGACGCGGTGTGGATTTTCCTCGTCGTCGTGCTGTACGCTGGCGCGGAAATCACGCTGTAA
- a CDS encoding S8 family serine peptidase encodes MTTLSPSGGDGGARRQVAVIAVAVAVLVASIGLVATSVPFGTDDGRASTTPLDATHRLDRLHAAGVTGANVSVGVVGVTGFDPGDASLEGRVTDSRSFAAGETIRNGGQNDHGTAAASLVARTAPDADLYLASFDTAEGFRDAVAWLVDSDVDVIVAPVSFYGKVGDGSSAVARVADRTADRGVAFVAPVGNLGRGHWRDRFAPNRRGTHRFEGGLRNYLVGDSRRLALWLSWDDCESCEFSMELYRSDGTDARLVARSRPYAGDATPNERIVARIDPQATYYYAVRGSRNATGTPLEVSSPTHGFQFRERAGSVVAPATADDALAVGAYDAKRERVEPFSSAGPVAGDRPGVDVIAPDRLRAASEPGGLVGSSAAAPYVAGVVALVLDANPALEPGAVETLLERTAFDAGRPGTDPVAGHGLVAPERAVERGRNATA; translated from the coding sequence ATGACGACCCTCTCTCCCTCCGGCGGTGACGGCGGCGCGCGCCGACAGGTCGCCGTCATCGCAGTCGCAGTCGCCGTCCTCGTCGCCAGCATCGGTCTCGTCGCAACGTCGGTCCCGTTCGGGACCGACGACGGCCGCGCCTCGACGACTCCGCTCGACGCCACCCACCGACTCGACCGGTTGCACGCCGCGGGCGTCACCGGCGCGAACGTCAGCGTGGGCGTGGTCGGCGTGACGGGGTTCGACCCCGGCGACGCTTCGCTTGAGGGCCGAGTCACCGACTCGCGGTCGTTCGCGGCGGGCGAGACGATTCGCAACGGCGGGCAAAACGACCACGGTACCGCCGCGGCGTCGTTGGTCGCCCGGACCGCACCGGACGCCGACCTCTATCTCGCCTCGTTCGACACCGCCGAGGGGTTCCGGGACGCGGTCGCGTGGCTGGTAGACAGCGACGTGGACGTAATCGTCGCACCCGTCTCCTTCTACGGCAAAGTCGGCGACGGGTCGTCTGCGGTGGCGCGAGTCGCCGACCGCACCGCCGACCGCGGCGTGGCGTTCGTCGCGCCGGTCGGCAACCTCGGTCGGGGCCACTGGCGCGACCGGTTCGCGCCGAATCGCCGTGGGACCCACCGCTTCGAGGGCGGACTCCGGAACTACCTCGTTGGCGACTCGCGGCGACTCGCGCTCTGGCTTTCGTGGGACGACTGTGAGTCCTGTGAGTTCTCGATGGAACTCTACCGGTCGGACGGGACCGACGCGCGACTCGTCGCCCGGTCGCGGCCCTACGCGGGCGACGCGACGCCAAACGAGCGTATCGTCGCCCGAATCGACCCGCAAGCGACCTACTACTACGCGGTTCGGGGGTCGCGGAACGCGACCGGCACGCCGCTGGAAGTCTCCTCGCCGACCCACGGGTTCCAGTTCCGCGAGCGCGCGGGGAGCGTCGTCGCGCCAGCGACCGCAGACGACGCGCTCGCGGTCGGCGCGTACGACGCTAAACGCGAACGGGTCGAACCGTTCAGTTCCGCCGGACCGGTCGCTGGCGACCGGCCCGGCGTGGACGTGATTGCGCCCGACAGACTCCGGGCGGCCAGCGAACCCGGCGGTCTGGTGGGGTCGTCGGCCGCCGCGCCCTACGTCGCGGGCGTCGTCGCCCTCGTCCTCGACGCGAACCCGGCTCTCGAACCCGGAGCGGTCGAGACGCTTCTCGAACGGACCGCCTTCGACGCGGGGCGGCCGGGCACCGACCCGGTGGCCGGTCACGGACTCGTCGCGCCCGAGCGAGCGGTCGAGCGCGGCCGGAACGCGACCGCTTAA
- a CDS encoding ArsR/SmtB family transcription factor, translating into MASLVDRLRDRTGSADEQPRVLEMTDADADEVLDALATETRRRTFRALFDRPATTSELADRLDTSVQNVHHHLSELEETGLVEPIDTVYSEKGNEMTVYGPASDPIIFVGDGDRVPRVRRSLSNVVGGLGLLAAASLLVQWAGERLVRARLPADDIGPASYSPADPTAPETLAWLLFEVLEPGLVFFLGCLVVAGVATLVADR; encoded by the coding sequence ATGGCGAGCCTCGTGGACCGACTCCGAGACCGGACCGGAAGCGCGGACGAACAGCCCCGAGTGCTGGAGATGACCGACGCCGACGCCGACGAGGTGCTGGACGCGCTGGCCACGGAGACCCGGCGGCGAACCTTCCGGGCGCTGTTCGACCGACCGGCGACCACCTCGGAACTCGCCGACCGACTCGACACCTCGGTCCAGAACGTCCACCACCACCTCTCGGAGTTGGAGGAGACCGGACTGGTCGAACCCATCGACACCGTGTACTCCGAGAAGGGCAACGAGATGACGGTCTACGGACCCGCCAGCGACCCGATAATCTTCGTCGGCGACGGCGACCGGGTGCCCCGAGTCAGGCGCTCGCTGTCGAACGTGGTGGGCGGACTCGGGTTGCTGGCGGCCGCGAGCCTACTCGTCCAGTGGGCCGGGGAGCGACTCGTCCGCGCGCGACTCCCGGCCGACGACATCGGCCCCGCGAGTTACTCGCCCGCCGACCCGACCGCACCGGAGACCCTCGCGTGGCTACTCTTCGAGGTGTTGGAACCCGGACTCGTCTTCTTCCTCGGATGTCTGGTCGTGGCTGGAGTCGCCACGCTGGTCGCCGACCGGTAG
- a CDS encoding BGTF surface domain-containing protein, whose protein sequence is MSPLPALSNASSPTEPTPGARRCYSLEPLKGEPMTSARLLAVALTLAVGASAVAATGSAVFTASGLAVGEGTHVVSDGDRLVLESGPGRAIRGRTDLPAGTKLSVRVQSQSGEHPFLMTDETTVDRNGTFRAVVDFSDVPPDTNFSVVIHHDGTDLTETEGTVVECDDCGGRSGDAATETNFAFAGDRFTLGNGPGRAVRVRTALPAGTEVSVRLKSSGLFLKARTVTVDADGRVRAVFDLWDIPSRTEFEASVHREDRELAATGGTVVACSVQCDSPHADGESPDDDRDSSEADDLTVFSVTRGGTVRMPIGVSPNGTATLSVGGENMTYSLDAAVEDGDGDGRVTLLFDTGEVGLDRKPITVADDADAASVRHESGPSSGENVLDAGEYPLLQYRGDRPTGAPSEDRGALTVGVRSGGESDGGSDDGPVVADFGIQNASVATDPGRSGLSAKNYPTDRSVETRVGETARFELWTDEAKSATVTVGEFDRDYTLSATVRDGDGDERVVLLFNTTAARSAGGSPTLTAADPDDEVTVTTERGSFAAAEYDLHVYVGPSVELSGDLDGPKKYRLLHTGTLVVTETGTTPTLAVTEGAAGDSGPPLMAVGAFGLAAVLGVVGVALLVGAFEFGR, encoded by the coding sequence GTGTCACCACTCCCCGCCCTCTCGAACGCCTCGTCCCCGACCGAACCGACGCCCGGCGCGCGCCGGTGTTACTCGCTCGAACCCCTCAAAGGCGAACCGATGACCAGCGCGAGACTGCTCGCGGTCGCTCTCACTCTCGCAGTCGGAGCGTCCGCCGTCGCCGCGACCGGTAGCGCCGTCTTCACGGCAAGCGGTCTCGCGGTCGGCGAGGGGACGCACGTCGTCTCCGACGGCGACCGACTCGTCCTCGAATCCGGACCCGGACGGGCGATTCGCGGCCGGACCGACCTGCCCGCCGGGACGAAACTCAGCGTCCGCGTCCAGTCGCAGTCGGGCGAACACCCGTTCCTGATGACCGACGAGACGACCGTGGACCGAAACGGCACGTTCCGGGCCGTCGTGGACTTCTCGGACGTGCCGCCCGACACCAACTTCAGCGTGGTCATCCACCACGACGGCACCGACCTGACCGAGACCGAAGGGACCGTCGTGGAGTGCGACGACTGCGGCGGCCGGTCCGGAGACGCCGCGACCGAGACGAACTTCGCCTTCGCGGGCGACCGCTTCACCCTCGGAAACGGGCCGGGCAGGGCGGTCCGAGTCCGGACCGCCCTGCCCGCGGGGACGGAAGTTTCGGTCCGACTGAAGTCCTCGGGGCTCTTTCTCAAGGCCCGAACTGTCACGGTGGACGCCGACGGTCGGGTCCGTGCGGTGTTCGACCTCTGGGACATCCCGTCCAGAACCGAGTTCGAGGCGTCGGTCCACCGCGAGGACCGGGAACTCGCGGCGACGGGGGGGACCGTCGTCGCGTGTTCGGTCCAGTGCGACTCGCCCCACGCCGACGGCGAGTCGCCGGACGACGACCGAGATTCCTCCGAAGCGGACGACCTGACCGTGTTCTCGGTGACGCGAGGGGGGACCGTTCGCATGCCGATTGGAGTCTCCCCGAACGGAACCGCCACGCTCTCGGTCGGCGGCGAGAACATGACGTACTCGCTCGACGCCGCGGTCGAAGACGGCGACGGCGACGGGAGGGTCACGCTCCTGTTCGACACGGGCGAAGTCGGTCTCGACCGGAAACCGATAACCGTCGCCGACGACGCCGACGCCGCGTCGGTCCGCCACGAGTCCGGCCCCTCGTCCGGTGAGAACGTTCTAGACGCCGGGGAGTATCCGCTACTCCAGTACCGCGGCGACCGGCCGACGGGAGCGCCCTCGGAGGACCGCGGGGCGCTCACGGTCGGCGTCAGGTCTGGCGGCGAGTCGGATGGCGGGTCGGACGACGGGCCGGTCGTCGCGGACTTCGGGATTCAGAACGCCTCGGTCGCTACCGACCCCGGCCGGTCCGGACTGTCCGCGAAAAACTATCCGACCGACCGCTCGGTCGAGACCAGAGTCGGCGAGACTGCCCGGTTCGAACTCTGGACCGACGAGGCGAAGTCGGCGACGGTCACGGTCGGGGAGTTCGACCGCGACTACACCCTGTCGGCGACCGTCCGAGACGGCGACGGCGACGAGCGCGTCGTCCTGCTTTTCAACACCACCGCGGCCCGGAGCGCGGGCGGGTCGCCGACGCTGACCGCGGCCGACCCCGACGACGAGGTGACGGTGACGACCGAGCGCGGGTCGTTCGCGGCCGCCGAGTACGACCTCCACGTCTACGTCGGGCCGAGCGTCGAACTCAGCGGGGACCTCGACGGTCCGAAAAAGTATCGACTGCTCCACACCGGAACCCTCGTCGTCACCGAGACGGGGACGACGCCCACGCTCGCGGTCACCGAGGGCGCGGCGGGCGACTCCGGACCGCCGCTGATGGCAGTCGGTGCGTTCGGTCTCGCCGCCGTCCTCGGCGTTGTCGGCGTGGCGCTTCTGGTCGGCGCGTTCGAGTTCGGCCGGTGA
- the coxB gene encoding cytochrome c oxidase subunit II, giving the protein MSSKRTAFATLLGIAALALFADPVLAYESTTEELIRSLNTQLLYMAIPITVLVEGILIYTVWKYRNNDEPKPTKENRRLEISWTIATALVLLVVGYASYGVMADPYVSNAKGEFQPSEDAVEVEVVGQKYLWNYNYEGENVSATGTLVLPKGQDVYLNITSTDWLHAFHVPELGLKQDAIPGAHNTIKTKLTEEGTYQLYCAEYCGVGHSKMLGEVEVVSQQEYQDWLDEQQGNSSA; this is encoded by the coding sequence ATGAGTTCAAAGCGGACAGCGTTCGCAACGCTACTGGGTATCGCGGCGCTCGCCCTGTTCGCCGACCCGGTACTTGCCTACGAGTCCACCACGGAGGAGCTAATTCGGTCGCTGAACACACAGCTTCTCTACATGGCGATTCCCATCACGGTGCTGGTCGAGGGCATCCTCATCTACACCGTGTGGAAGTACCGGAACAACGACGAACCCAAGCCAACCAAGGAGAACCGTCGCCTCGAAATCTCGTGGACCATCGCCACCGCGCTGGTCCTGTTGGTCGTCGGGTACGCCTCCTACGGCGTGATGGCAGACCCGTACGTCTCGAACGCCAAAGGCGAGTTCCAACCGAGCGAGGACGCGGTGGAAGTCGAAGTCGTCGGCCAGAAGTACCTCTGGAACTACAACTACGAGGGTGAGAACGTCTCGGCGACCGGGACGCTCGTCCTGCCGAAGGGTCAGGATGTCTACCTCAACATCACTTCGACCGACTGGTTGCACGCGTTCCACGTTCCCGAACTCGGCCTGAAGCAGGACGCCATCCCCGGCGCGCACAACACCATCAAGACGAAACTGACCGAGGAAGGCACGTACCAACTCTACTGCGCCGAGTACTGCGGCGTCGGCCACTCCAAGATGCTGGGCGAAGTCGAAGTCGTCTCCCAGCAGGAGTATCAGGATTGGCTCGACGAACAGCAGGGTAACAGTTCGGCCTGA
- the cyoE gene encoding heme o synthase, with the protein MLAGTAIGVYLLVVVGATTALTDAAAACPTWPACNGQWLVPLDEPKLAVAWGHRVAALGVALALTATTALAWWTGSSRRVRGALTASALLYPAQVGLGAFAATTATPALLSAVHLVVGMAIFGGIVVALAWTLEPETFDDPEGVEDPDEIPDATEPEPSPTSDRPEGVVARAKRIGFAYFRLMKPRLMWLLCLVASAGMALAAGPALRVETVVATLAGGVLSIGASGTFNHVLERDVDRKMNRTADRPSATDQIPVRNAVAFGVALAALSLVAFLTVNVLAAVLGAFAILFYSVVYTLLLKPNTVQNTVIGGFAGALPALIGGAAVTGDIGLPAVVLAGIIFLWTPAHFYNLALAYKDDYARGGFPMMPVVRGEAVTRKHILLYLGATLLAAVMLSAVTTLGWVYAATSVAFGAIFLWTVVRLHHERTEQAAFRSFHASNAYLGALLLAVVADALVF; encoded by the coding sequence ATGCTCGCTGGCACGGCCATCGGCGTCTACCTGCTGGTCGTCGTCGGTGCGACGACTGCGTTGACCGACGCCGCGGCCGCCTGCCCGACGTGGCCCGCGTGTAACGGTCAGTGGCTGGTCCCGCTCGACGAGCCGAAACTGGCAGTCGCGTGGGGCCACCGAGTCGCCGCGCTCGGGGTCGCGCTCGCACTGACTGCCACGACCGCGCTCGCGTGGTGGACCGGGAGTTCCCGGCGAGTCCGCGGCGCGCTCACCGCCTCCGCGCTTCTCTATCCGGCGCAGGTGGGTCTCGGCGCGTTCGCGGCGACCACCGCCACCCCCGCCCTGCTGTCGGCGGTCCACCTCGTCGTGGGCATGGCCATCTTCGGCGGCATCGTCGTCGCCCTCGCGTGGACGCTCGAACCCGAGACGTTCGACGACCCCGAGGGCGTCGAAGACCCCGACGAGATTCCGGACGCCACCGAACCCGAACCCTCGCCGACGAGCGACCGACCCGAAGGGGTGGTCGCTCGCGCGAAGCGAATCGGGTTCGCCTACTTCCGACTGATGAAACCGCGGCTGATGTGGTTGCTCTGTCTGGTCGCGTCGGCGGGCATGGCGCTCGCGGCGGGTCCGGCCCTGCGCGTCGAGACGGTGGTCGCCACCCTCGCGGGCGGAGTCCTCTCAATCGGTGCGTCGGGCACGTTCAACCACGTCCTCGAACGCGACGTGGACCGGAAGATGAACCGGACCGCGGACCGCCCGTCGGCGACCGACCAGATTCCGGTCCGGAACGCGGTGGCCTTCGGCGTCGCGTTGGCCGCCCTCTCGCTGGTCGCGTTCCTGACGGTGAACGTGCTGGCCGCGGTACTCGGCGCGTTCGCCATCCTGTTCTACAGCGTCGTCTACACCTTGTTGCTCAAGCCCAACACGGTCCAGAACACGGTCATCGGCGGGTTCGCCGGGGCGCTCCCGGCACTTATCGGCGGGGCCGCGGTGACCGGCGACATCGGGCTTCCTGCGGTCGTGCTGGCTGGCATCATCTTCCTCTGGACGCCCGCGCACTTCTACAACCTCGCGCTGGCGTACAAGGACGACTACGCCCGCGGCGGGTTCCCGATGATGCCCGTGGTTCGGGGCGAAGCCGTCACCCGCAAGCACATCCTGCTGTACCTCGGCGCGACCCTGCTGGCGGCGGTCATGCTCTCGGCGGTCACGACGCTCGGGTGGGTCTACGCCGCGACCAGCGTGGCGTTCGGTGCCATCTTCCTGTGGACCGTCGTCCGACTCCACCACGAGCGAACCGAGCAGGCGGCCTTCCGGTCGTTCCACGCCTCGAACGCGTATCTGGGCGCGCTCCTGCTCGCGGTGGTCGCCGACGCGCTGGTCTTCTGA
- a CDS encoding DUF7546 family protein, with amino-acid sequence MTGTLDFDADRLRPSRDTLLWAGLLVNTELVLTFAYLLLADVTITEWRYLVFPFVWINVAVWAFVRTTPTAGSDRARYLGVAIAVGYFLLLAYVGGLVKPGLVAHSHAGGTVGHNHATGWQVSWLPPGWGPAVTYIGSFVQLTLMPYKLVGYVALAYLVYDTVLDTAGSAVSGVLGLVSCVSCTWPVIATLAAGVTGSGTAVAAAASEWSYTLGTVAFLLTVGLLRWRPSFGGRL; translated from the coding sequence ATGACCGGAACACTCGACTTCGACGCGGACCGACTCCGCCCGAGTCGTGACACCCTGCTGTGGGCGGGCCTGCTCGTCAACACCGAACTCGTCCTGACGTTCGCGTACCTCCTGCTGGCGGACGTGACTATCACCGAGTGGCGCTACCTCGTCTTCCCGTTCGTCTGGATTAACGTCGCGGTGTGGGCGTTCGTCCGGACGACTCCGACCGCGGGGTCCGACCGGGCGCGCTACCTCGGCGTAGCCATCGCGGTCGGCTACTTCCTCCTGCTTGCCTACGTCGGGGGACTCGTCAAACCGGGGCTCGTGGCTCACAGTCACGCAGGCGGGACGGTCGGACACAACCACGCTACCGGCTGGCAGGTCAGTTGGCTCCCGCCGGGTTGGGGACCAGCAGTCACCTACATCGGGTCGTTCGTCCAACTCACTCTGATGCCGTACAAACTCGTTGGCTACGTGGCGCTGGCGTATCTGGTCTACGACACGGTGCTGGACACCGCGGGGTCGGCGGTGTCGGGCGTCCTCGGTCTGGTCTCGTGCGTGAGTTGCACGTGGCCGGTCATCGCCACCCTCGCGGCGGGAGTCACGGGGAGCGGAACCGCGGTCGCGGCCGCCGCCAGCGAGTGGTCCTACACTCTCGGCACCGTCGCGTTCCTCCTGACGGTCGGACTGTTGCGGTGGCGGCCCAGTTTCGGCGGTCGGCTCTAA
- a CDS encoding ABC transporter ATP-binding protein encodes MNDVLVAEDLRRSYGDTEALAGVSLSVGEGEVFALIGPNGAGKTTLVRALTGTTDPDSGSVSVFGTAPESADRQRLGLLPQSFDPPERLTARELVEYYAGLYDEARDPEEVLAEVGMADDDGTRYENLSGGQRRRTCVGTALVNDPDLLFLDEPTTGIDPAGRRALWDLIEGLADRGTTVFLTTHYMEEAERLADRVGLLADGELAAVGSPSELVAEYGGRTRVVVETGEGDGEAREALAGTDFEVESTAEGLVIGGVRPEDIGEVVTALNDRGVAYDALTWKQPDLEDAFLRVTGQSVAGGAGVSLGGDSGETALAGGER; translated from the coding sequence ATGAACGACGTACTCGTCGCCGAGGACCTTCGGCGGTCCTACGGCGACACCGAGGCGCTCGCGGGCGTCTCGCTGTCGGTCGGCGAGGGCGAGGTGTTCGCGCTCATCGGACCGAACGGCGCGGGCAAGACCACGCTGGTCCGGGCGCTGACGGGGACGACCGACCCGGACTCGGGGTCGGTGTCGGTGTTCGGGACCGCTCCCGAGTCCGCCGACCGCCAGCGCCTCGGTCTCCTGCCCCAGTCGTTCGACCCGCCCGAGCGACTGACCGCTCGGGAGTTGGTCGAGTACTACGCCGGACTGTACGACGAGGCCCGCGACCCCGAGGAAGTCCTCGCCGAGGTCGGGATGGCCGACGACGACGGGACCCGGTACGAGAACCTCTCGGGCGGCCAGCGACGCCGGACCTGCGTCGGGACCGCGCTGGTCAACGACCCCGACCTGCTGTTTCTGGACGAACCCACCACGGGCATCGACCCCGCGGGTCGGCGGGCGCTCTGGGACCTCATCGAGGGGTTGGCCGACCGCGGGACGACGGTCTTCCTGACGACTCACTACATGGAGGAGGCCGAACGCCTCGCCGACCGGGTGGGCCTGCTCGCCGACGGCGAACTCGCGGCGGTCGGGTCGCCGTCGGAACTCGTGGCCGAGTACGGCGGGCGGACCCGCGTCGTGGTCGAGACCGGCGAGGGCGACGGCGAGGCGCGCGAGGCGCTGGCCGGGACCGACTTCGAGGTCGAATCGACCGCCGAGGGGTTGGTCATCGGCGGCGTCCGGCCCGAGGACATCGGAGAGGTGGTCACGGCGCTGAACGACCGCGGAGTCGCCTACGACGCCCTGACGTGGAAACAACCCGACCTCGAAGACGCCTTCCTCCGGGTGACCGGCCAGTCGGTCGCGGGCGGAGCAGGGGTGTCGCTCGGGGGCGACTCCGGCGAGACTGCGCTCGCGGGAGGTGAGCGATGA
- a CDS encoding ABC transporter permease, with product MTAASRVRAEASAAWRSFVRRRTAVFFTFFFPVILILIFAVLVQTNPTGGGLFAQPPGYYLPGYLAVVVLFTPLSRVGSEVARHREGNRFEKLATTPLSRPEWLLAHTLVNVAIIGIAGLLILGLMALVTGTATLSLGPATLALVAVFVGFAVALFCGLGAVLGGLADSQDGVIAASNAIALPLLFLSDTFVTPDMLPTWFRPAMNLSPLTYFARGVRDLTYQPPETAVTVLAETPLDGWTTSLAVLAVLTLAFFAAGAAAIPRTD from the coding sequence ATGACGGCCGCGAGTCGGGTCCGCGCGGAGGCGAGTGCGGCGTGGCGGTCGTTCGTCCGGCGACGGACCGCGGTGTTCTTCACGTTCTTCTTCCCGGTCATCCTCATCCTCATCTTCGCGGTGCTGGTCCAGACCAACCCGACCGGCGGCGGCCTGTTCGCACAACCGCCGGGCTACTACCTGCCGGGGTATCTCGCGGTCGTGGTGCTGTTCACGCCGCTGTCGCGGGTCGGGTCCGAGGTGGCGCGCCACCGCGAGGGCAACCGCTTCGAGAAGTTGGCGACGACGCCGCTGTCGCGCCCGGAGTGGTTGCTCGCGCACACGCTGGTCAACGTCGCCATCATCGGCATCGCGGGTCTCCTCATCCTCGGGTTGATGGCGCTGGTGACGGGCACCGCGACCCTCTCGCTCGGTCCCGCCACCCTCGCGCTCGTCGCCGTCTTCGTCGGGTTCGCGGTAGCGCTGTTCTGCGGTCTCGGCGCGGTCCTCGGGGGTCTGGCCGACTCCCAAGACGGCGTGATTGCGGCGAGCAACGCCATCGCGCTCCCCCTGCTGTTTCTCTCGGACACGTTCGTCACGCCCGACATGCTGCCGACGTGGTTCCGGCCCGCGATGAACCTCTCGCCGCTGACGTACTTCGCTCGCGGCGTCCGGGACCTGACGTATCAGCCTCCGGAGACCGCTGTCACCGTCCTCGCCGAAACGCCGCTCGACGGGTGGACGACCTCACTCGCGGTGCTGGCGGTGCTGACGCTGGCGTTCTTCGCGGCCGGGGCCGCCGCGATTCCCCGGACGGACTGA